The Sagittula sp. P11 genome window below encodes:
- a CDS encoding AI-2E family transporter: protein METTWSYTQTKVVVTALAIMATVALIAGLRLASDFAAPVALGLVVGVVLAPVVNRLSRFGVPRSLSAALALVIAVVLLVLLISALGPVLSGLAEQMPKIQREIREWMDEAIRLVRGVDSIGREIEETLSEGGEEAVKQAMPSLVDALWMAPNFAAQSLIFLGTLFFFVLTGEDIYNVFPRQAGKLKQADKAVSHYFITVTAINAGLGLAVFGAMMLIGLPNAMLWGGAAFLLNFVLYLGPIVLLASLLVAGVMNFSGASILLPPLAYLGLNMIEAQFVTPSLVGQQLRLNPLVVFLSILFGLWLWGPIGGIVSLPLLVWTVTLMGKMSFTSAESKMFRSA from the coding sequence ATGGAAACCACCTGGTCCTACACGCAGACCAAGGTGGTCGTCACCGCTCTGGCGATCATGGCAACTGTGGCACTCATCGCCGGTCTCAGGCTGGCGAGCGACTTCGCCGCACCCGTGGCCCTTGGCCTGGTGGTGGGCGTCGTGCTTGCCCCGGTCGTCAACCGGCTCAGCCGCTTCGGAGTGCCGCGCTCGCTCAGCGCGGCGCTGGCGCTGGTCATCGCGGTCGTGCTTCTTGTCCTGCTGATCTCGGCGCTCGGTCCCGTCCTGTCGGGGCTGGCCGAGCAGATGCCGAAGATCCAGCGCGAGATCCGCGAATGGATGGACGAAGCGATCCGCCTTGTGCGCGGCGTCGACAGCATCGGCCGCGAGATCGAGGAAACCCTGTCCGAAGGCGGCGAGGAAGCGGTCAAGCAGGCCATGCCCAGCCTAGTGGATGCACTGTGGATGGCGCCCAACTTTGCCGCGCAGTCGCTGATCTTCCTCGGCACGCTGTTCTTCTTCGTGCTGACCGGAGAGGACATTTACAATGTCTTTCCCCGGCAGGCGGGCAAGCTGAAGCAGGCCGACAAGGCCGTGTCGCACTATTTCATCACGGTGACGGCGATCAACGCCGGTCTCGGGCTGGCGGTGTTCGGTGCGATGATGCTGATCGGACTTCCGAACGCGATGCTTTGGGGCGGCGCGGCGTTCCTCCTGAACTTCGTGCTCTACCTCGGACCCATCGTGCTGCTGGCCTCGCTGCTGGTCGCGGGCGTCATGAACTTTTCCGGCGCCTCGATCCTGCTGCCGCCCCTGGCCTACCTGGGCCTGAACATGATCGAAGCGCAGTTTGTCACGCCTTCCCTGGTCGGCCAGCAACTGCGGCTCAACCCGCTTGTCGTGTTCCTGTCGATCCTCTTCGGGCTGTGGCTCTGGGGTCCGATCGGCGGCATCGTATCGCTGCCGTTGCTGGTGTGGACCGTCACGCTGATGGGCAAGATGTCCTTCACGTCGGCGGAGTCGAAGATGTTCAGAAGCGCCTGA
- a CDS encoding phage holin family protein codes for MSERETGIGQIPSYISAALHEIRALIHVEAQLAKAEISHNVSKMGSGIGFLVVAAILALVAFMTLAAAATIALYEAGVPLLWSVLAVGLVLLILAVIVGLVGKRRVNPGSIVPTRTLNNIRADLDAAGEFRNAPTD; via the coding sequence ATGAGCGAACGGGAAACCGGAATTGGCCAGATCCCGTCCTACATTTCTGCGGCGCTGCACGAAATACGCGCCCTGATCCATGTGGAAGCGCAACTCGCGAAGGCGGAAATCAGTCACAACGTCAGCAAAATGGGATCAGGGATCGGCTTCCTTGTGGTGGCCGCGATCCTTGCTCTTGTCGCATTCATGACCCTTGCGGCGGCGGCGACCATCGCGCTCTACGAGGCGGGCGTTCCGCTGCTGTGGTCCGTGCTGGCCGTGGGCCTCGTGCTGCTGATCCTCGCCGTCATCGTCGGGCTTGTCGGCAAGCGGCGGGTCAACCCCGGCTCCATCGTGCCGACGCGCACACTCAACAACATCCGCGCCGATCTCGACGCGGCAGGGGAGTTCCGCAATGCGCCGACGGATTGA
- a CDS encoding YqjD family protein, with product MANTAPHTVSSDLPNGSAKEKEFDKAQQHAKDAARHARASVEEAYAEARDTASDAYDRARAEGRHAYETAQERGRQAVAEGRLALAERHGQIEAYVRSNPTTALLGAAGVGLVLGMILKSRR from the coding sequence ATGGCTAATACAGCACCGCATACTGTTTCGTCCGATCTCCCGAACGGCTCGGCCAAGGAGAAGGAATTCGACAAGGCCCAGCAGCACGCAAAGGACGCAGCGCGTCACGCACGTGCTTCGGTCGAGGAAGCCTATGCAGAGGCACGCGACACCGCGTCCGACGCATATGATCGCGCCCGCGCCGAGGGCCGCCACGCCTACGAGACCGCGCAGGAGCGTGGCCGTCAGGCTGTTGCCGAGGGCCGCCTCGCACTTGCCGAGCGCCACGGTCAGATCGAAGCCTACGTCCGCAGCAACCCCACCACCGCCCTTCTGGGTGCGGCCGGTGTCGGCCTTGTGCTGGGCATGATCCTCAAGTCGCGTCGCTGA
- a CDS encoding DUF1328 domain-containing protein encodes MLYWALLFFVVAIIAGVFGFGGIASASAGIAQVLFVIFLILFVVAMVARALRGRTP; translated from the coding sequence ATGCTGTACTGGGCTCTGCTCTTTTTTGTTGTTGCGATCATCGCCGGCGTCTTTGGTTTCGGTGGCATCGCATCGGCGTCCGCCGGGATCGCACAGGTCCTTTTCGTCATCTTCCTGATCCTGTTCGTGGTGGCAATGGTCGCCCGGGCGCTTCGCGGCCGCACGCCGTAA
- a CDS encoding GAF domain-containing protein, with the protein MDTKVNSDVSSAVSTNASTHSDRLSDSRRLDALAMTDVMSPDTDEAHERCVRLASRILKAPVSLVSYVDSERQFFKAQCGLSGPFAEERGTPLTHSFCQYVVTSDQPLVVRDSREDPILSHNAAVEDLGVVAYLGVPVHAPSGEVLGSFCVIDTVPREWTAEDLAALEDLVAMLEAELTLRQGAHEREILLQEMSHRIKNLFSLVSSMVRLERRRWNTPRELADSIIARVDALSVAHDMIVPVVEATKTGDGERANFGELLSKVLAPHTSEARITLTGDATTIGPKAVTYVTLAVHELATNAAKYGALSVDDGRLDLRWLADDKNLVLDWLETGHVWTEAALGGGGFGSQLLKISIEGQLNGTLTTEVADDKFTHRMTLPLERLEF; encoded by the coding sequence ATGGACACCAAAGTAAATTCCGACGTTTCCAGTGCCGTCTCGACGAACGCGTCGACCCACTCTGACCGGCTCTCCGATTCGCGGCGGCTGGATGCGCTGGCGATGACCGATGTCATGTCCCCGGATACCGACGAGGCGCACGAGCGCTGCGTACGCCTGGCCAGCCGCATCCTGAAGGCCCCGGTCAGCCTCGTGTCCTACGTCGACAGCGAACGCCAGTTCTTCAAGGCGCAATGCGGCCTCAGCGGCCCTTTCGCCGAAGAACGCGGCACGCCACTGACCCATTCGTTCTGCCAGTACGTCGTGACCTCCGACCAACCGCTGGTCGTGCGCGACAGCCGCGAGGATCCCATTCTCTCCCATAACGCGGCGGTCGAGGATCTGGGCGTGGTCGCCTACCTCGGGGTGCCGGTGCATGCGCCCTCGGGCGAAGTTCTGGGATCGTTCTGCGTCATCGACACCGTGCCGCGCGAATGGACCGCCGAGGACCTCGCCGCTCTCGAAGACCTGGTCGCGATGCTAGAGGCGGAACTCACGCTTCGTCAGGGCGCGCATGAACGCGAGATCCTGCTGCAGGAAATGAGCCACCGCATCAAGAACCTGTTCTCTCTGGTGTCGAGCATGGTGCGGCTGGAACGGCGGCGCTGGAACACGCCGCGCGAACTGGCAGACAGCATCATCGCCCGCGTCGACGCCCTGAGCGTGGCGCATGACATGATCGTGCCCGTGGTCGAGGCCACGAAAACCGGCGACGGGGAGCGCGCGAATTTCGGTGAGCTGCTGTCAAAGGTCCTGGCACCCCATACCTCCGAGGCGCGAATTACCCTCACCGGCGATGCGACCACCATCGGCCCGAAGGCTGTCACCTACGTCACGCTCGCGGTGCATGAGCTTGCGACCAATGCGGCGAAGTACGGCGCGCTGTCCGTGGACGACGGGCGTCTGGATCTGCGCTGGCTTGCGGACGACAAGAACCTGGTGCTTGACTGGCTGGAAACCGGCCACGTCTGGACCGAGGCCGCGCTTGGCGGCGGCGGGTTCGGGTCGCAATTGCTGAAAATCTCGATCGAAGGGCAGTTGAACGGCACGCTCACGACCGAGGTGGCCGACGACAAGTTCACGCACAGGATGACCCTGCCGCTCGAACGGCTGGAATTCTGA
- a CDS encoding response regulator, translating to MTTSQPSDLTSVIGSNLPYLRRYARALTGSQEQGDNYAAATLEAILSDFDGFDRSISPKVALFKVFQTIWNSTGGALSDGDSGLAAKAQKHLSRLTRDTREALLLHTIEEMDFVEVGEVLNTSPEEAKELVDIAYTEMAKSVSGKIMIIEDEAIIAMDLESIVGDMGHQVTGIAKTETEALKLFGEEQPDLILSDIQLADLSSGIDAVNKILGENASIPVIFITAFPERLLTGESPEPAFLIAKPYTEEQVRSAVSQAMFFSSTETLRV from the coding sequence ATGACCACTTCGCAACCTTCGGACCTGACGAGTGTGATCGGCAGCAACCTTCCCTACCTGCGCCGCTACGCCCGGGCGCTGACCGGTTCTCAGGAACAGGGGGACAATTACGCGGCTGCCACTCTTGAGGCGATCCTGAGCGACTTCGATGGCTTTGACCGTTCGATCTCGCCGAAGGTGGCGCTGTTCAAGGTGTTCCAGACGATCTGGAACAGCACAGGCGGCGCGCTGTCCGACGGAGATTCCGGCCTTGCCGCGAAGGCGCAGAAGCACCTGTCGCGGCTGACACGCGACACGCGCGAGGCCCTGCTGCTGCACACCATCGAGGAAATGGACTTCGTTGAGGTCGGTGAGGTTCTCAACACCTCGCCGGAAGAGGCCAAGGAACTTGTCGACATCGCCTACACCGAGATGGCGAAGTCGGTTTCCGGCAAGATCATGATCATCGAGGACGAGGCGATCATCGCCATGGACCTCGAAAGCATCGTGGGCGACATGGGCCACCAGGTCACCGGCATCGCCAAGACCGAGACCGAAGCCCTCAAGCTGTTCGGCGAAGAGCAGCCGGACCTGATCCTGTCGGATATCCAGCTGGCCGACCTGTCCAGCGGCATCGACGCGGTCAACAAGATCCTTGGCGAGAACGCCTCGATCCCGGTGATCTTCATCACCGCATTCCCGGAGCGTCTGTTGACCGGCGAAAGCCCGGAGCCCGCGTTCCTGATCGCGAAACCCTACACGGAAGAACAGGTCCGCTCGGCGGTGAGCCAGGCGATGTTCTTCTCGTCGACGGAAACGCTGCGGGTCTAA
- a CDS encoding NepR family anti-sigma factor: protein MNQERKTSRVQREIDENLKRAYGDMTKEEVPDRFTDLLAKLRAAESSDTPAGKRGDNAQS from the coding sequence ATGAATCAGGAACGGAAAACTTCAAGAGTGCAGCGAGAAATTGATGAAAACCTGAAGCGGGCATACGGAGATATGACCAAGGAAGAGGTGCCCGATCGGTTCACCGACCTCCTTGCGAAGCTCCGTGCGGCGGAGTCTTCCGACACGCCCGCTGGAAAAAGAGGTGACAATGCCCAGTCGTGA
- a CDS encoding RNA polymerase sigma factor, whose product MPSRDPRDELVEHLGAMRAFAMSLTGNSALADDMVQDSLVKAWSKIETFERGTNLRAWLFTILRNTYYSHHRKARREVSDPDGVFAANLAQKPDHDGRLQMRDFNTAFALLSDEQREALVLVGAEGFSYEEAAETCGVAVGTVKSRVNRARARLAELMGLGDEENLELTDSVTTGIVSSQPHAV is encoded by the coding sequence ATGCCCAGTCGTGACCCCCGCGACGAGCTTGTCGAGCATCTCGGAGCTATGCGCGCCTTCGCGATGAGTCTTACCGGAAACTCGGCTCTTGCCGATGACATGGTGCAGGACTCACTCGTAAAGGCGTGGAGCAAGATCGAGACATTCGAGCGTGGCACAAACCTGCGTGCCTGGCTCTTCACCATTTTGCGGAACACGTACTATTCCCACCATCGCAAGGCGCGCCGCGAGGTCAGCGACCCGGATGGCGTGTTCGCCGCAAATCTGGCCCAGAAGCCGGATCACGACGGTCGCCTGCAGATGCGCGACTTCAATACTGCCTTCGCCCTTCTGTCCGACGAACAAAGAGAAGCTCTTGTCCTTGTCGGCGCGGAAGGTTTTTCCTACGAGGAGGCTGCCGAGACCTGTGGCGTCGCTGTCGGCACGGTCAAGAGCCGGGTCAACAGGGCGCGTGCAAGACTGGCCGAGCTCATGGGGCTTGGTGACGAAGAAAATCTGGAGCTGACAGACAGCGTCACGACGGGGATCGTTTCGTCGCAACCCCACGCGGTTTGA
- a CDS encoding sensor histidine kinase, whose translation MFKAWSRSLGARIAFLMSLAMLPLGLISVYQTHVVVEEAQALTRAALLSETVAAATGERELIQQALGAAQGLASAVPLVDSRECQRILADFIDSQPLYIFAAYVQKSGLMDCSSSGEVRDFSGTSTLEGLSGPAVRMRRSGAVTKQSVVLASHPVMEGEIELGWLTISIPHSVANALMENTLPNQELKLASINLDGDVISSTSGVDAAPGFLPRDIPLSGLHDRVGLAFRAPSGSGEERFFAVAPMIDDTLVLVGSWPVSVAEATGNGPRALTAIIFPALMWVTGIIVAFYGLQRMVVRHIRQLRSAMRKFALGERRDSYLELANPPEELEEAQRAFNRMALIISEAELRQERDLRDKEVLLKEVHHRVKNNLQLIASIMNMQSRSARSAEARHMLAGLQRRVRGLAMLHRTLYTTPDMTTVDSGDLIRTVVEDVSSLSQDGQIDLRVEIENFPLFPDQAVPLSMLVTEALTNAYKYVGTSTDGNKEILISLTETDGKVRLKIENSVPEDTDPDIIAEEQNDGLGNRLMTAFIRQLNGELDKIQKPGHFGMHITFIRRDFTPQKRAGDAA comes from the coding sequence ATGTTCAAGGCATGGTCGAGGAGCCTCGGCGCGCGCATAGCGTTTCTGATGTCCCTGGCCATGCTGCCGCTGGGGCTCATCTCTGTATATCAAACGCATGTCGTGGTGGAAGAAGCGCAGGCACTGACCCGCGCCGCTCTCCTGTCCGAGACCGTGGCCGCAGCCACCGGAGAACGCGAACTGATCCAGCAGGCGCTGGGTGCAGCGCAGGGCCTTGCCTCTGCGGTGCCGCTTGTCGATTCCCGGGAATGCCAGCGTATCCTCGCCGACTTTATCGACTCCCAGCCGCTCTATATCTTTGCCGCCTACGTTCAGAAGTCGGGCCTCATGGACTGCAGCTCCAGCGGCGAGGTGCGCGATTTTTCCGGCACCTCGACGCTCGAAGGTCTCAGCGGTCCGGCCGTGCGGATGCGCCGCTCGGGCGCCGTCACGAAGCAATCGGTGGTCCTTGCCTCGCATCCGGTCATGGAAGGCGAGATTGAACTCGGCTGGCTGACCATCTCCATCCCGCACTCCGTCGCCAACGCGCTGATGGAGAACACCCTGCCCAACCAGGAACTGAAACTCGCCTCGATCAACCTCGACGGCGACGTCATTTCCTCGACCAGCGGTGTAGATGCAGCGCCCGGGTTCCTGCCTCGCGACATCCCCCTGAGCGGTCTTCACGACCGGGTCGGCCTTGCGTTCCGCGCCCCTTCCGGCAGCGGCGAAGAACGGTTCTTTGCCGTGGCGCCGATGATCGACGACACGCTCGTCCTTGTGGGAAGCTGGCCCGTTTCGGTGGCAGAGGCCACCGGCAACGGGCCGCGTGCGCTGACCGCAATCATCTTCCCTGCCCTGATGTGGGTGACCGGCATCATCGTTGCGTTCTACGGCCTGCAACGCATGGTCGTCCGCCACATCCGGCAGCTCCGTTCGGCCATGCGCAAGTTCGCGCTCGGCGAGCGGCGCGACAGTTATTTGGAATTGGCGAACCCTCCGGAGGAACTCGAAGAGGCCCAACGTGCGTTTAACCGCATGGCATTGATTATCTCGGAAGCCGAACTGAGGCAGGAACGCGATCTACGGGACAAGGAAGTCCTGTTGAAAGAGGTGCACCACAGGGTGAAGAACAATCTTCAGCTCATCGCCTCGATCATGAACATGCAGTCGCGCAGCGCGCGCTCTGCCGAGGCACGGCACATGCTGGCCGGGCTGCAGCGGCGTGTGCGCGGGCTCGCGATGCTGCACCGCACGCTTTACACCACCCCCGACATGACCACCGTCGACTCCGGCGACCTGATCCGCACGGTCGTGGAGGACGTCTCGTCCCTGTCGCAGGACGGCCAGATCGACCTGCGCGTCGAGATCGAGAACTTCCCACTGTTCCCCGACCAGGCGGTGCCGCTCTCCATGCTGGTGACCGAGGCACTGACCAACGCGTACAAATACGTCGGCACCAGCACTGACGGGAACAAGGAGATCCTGATCTCCCTCACCGAAACGGACGGCAAGGTCCGCCTGAAGATCGAAAACTCCGTCCCCGAAGACACCGATCCGGACATCATCGCCGAGGAACAGAACGACGGTCTCGGCAACCGTCTGATGACGGCCTTCATCCGCCAACTGAACGGCGAACTCGACAAGATCCAGAAACCGGGTCATTTCGGGATGCACATCACCTTCATCCGGCGCGACTTCACTCCGCAAAAACGAGCCGGCGATGCAGCCTGA
- a CDS encoding phospholipase D family protein: MQPESTPDFNVLVTADEAWPVFERAVLAAKTDIVAGFRIFDMCTKLRSPEAREIGDDWFDLLAHAVRRGVSLRLVISDFDADMATPLHELAWRTVRQGKALEEIADAPMGRVTVRAALHPAQPGLIPWLAFLPAVLPHRLRALKQIRGIRRRRQAVGLDKGSLPEMHTVSHHQKLAVIDGEVLYVGGLDLNERRYDSLEHDQDASQTWSDVQLVLRGPEAAEARQHLMEFEDVCAGKAEPSHLPLLKRTMSAPRRFQMPFLSPRTVLSEIEEAHLAAFRNARHLVYLETQFLRSGVISDALAAAAVQNKDLTSVVVLPGLPEEVAFDDHDGLDARFGMALQRQAVKELVEAFGKRITFAVPVRPVMADREERDTLAGSPLIHVHNKVLVRDDDYGIVGSANLNGRSMRWDTEVAVETTLPDRVAMLRRKLIDHWWWCDLPDEARAPETLQDWWRAEIARNAVRMPEHRTGFLVPYDADNEKELEWQLPGVTENIV; this comes from the coding sequence ATGCAGCCTGAATCCACGCCGGACTTCAACGTCCTCGTCACGGCGGACGAGGCGTGGCCCGTTTTCGAACGCGCTGTTCTTGCGGCCAAGACGGACATCGTCGCGGGCTTCAGGATCTTCGACATGTGCACCAAGCTGCGCAGCCCGGAGGCGCGCGAGATCGGCGACGACTGGTTCGACCTCCTCGCGCACGCCGTGCGCAGGGGCGTGTCGCTGCGGCTGGTCATCAGCGACTTCGACGCGGACATGGCAACGCCCCTGCACGAACTGGCATGGCGCACCGTCCGTCAGGGCAAGGCGCTGGAGGAGATCGCCGATGCGCCGATGGGACGGGTCACCGTTCGCGCCGCGCTGCATCCCGCCCAGCCGGGGCTGATCCCTTGGCTGGCCTTCCTGCCTGCCGTTCTGCCCCACCGCCTGCGGGCACTGAAACAGATCCGGGGCATACGCCGCCGGCGTCAGGCCGTGGGCCTAGACAAGGGCAGCCTGCCCGAGATGCACACCGTTTCGCACCACCAGAAACTGGCGGTGATCGACGGCGAGGTGCTCTATGTCGGGGGCCTCGACCTGAACGAGCGGCGCTACGATTCACTCGAACACGATCAGGATGCCTCGCAGACCTGGTCGGACGTGCAACTGGTGCTCCGCGGCCCCGAAGCCGCCGAGGCCCGGCAACACCTGATGGAGTTCGAGGACGTCTGCGCCGGCAAGGCCGAGCCCTCTCACCTGCCGCTGCTGAAACGCACCATGTCGGCGCCCCGCCGGTTCCAGATGCCCTTCCTGTCGCCGCGCACCGTGCTGTCGGAGATCGAGGAGGCGCATCTTGCCGCCTTCCGCAACGCCCGGCACCTCGTCTATCTCGAAACGCAGTTCCTGCGTTCGGGCGTCATATCCGATGCGCTCGCCGCCGCTGCCGTGCAGAACAAGGACCTGACCTCTGTCGTTGTCCTGCCCGGATTGCCGGAGGAGGTTGCATTCGACGATCACGACGGGCTCGATGCGCGGTTTGGCATGGCCCTGCAACGGCAGGCGGTCAAGGAACTGGTCGAAGCCTTCGGCAAGCGCATCACCTTCGCCGTTCCCGTCCGCCCGGTCATGGCCGACCGGGAAGAGCGCGACACGCTTGCCGGGTCGCCGCTGATCCATGTGCACAACAAGGTTCTCGTACGCGATGACGATTACGGCATCGTCGGCTCCGCCAACCTCAACGGCCGGTCCATGCGCTGGGACACCGAGGTCGCGGTGGAAACCACGCTGCCGGATCGTGTCGCCATGCTGCGCCGCAAGCTGATCGACCACTGGTGGTGGTGCGACCTGCCCGACGAGGCGCGTGCCCCCGAGACCCTGCAGGACTGGTGGCGGGCCGAGATTGCCCGCAACGCTGTCCGCATGCCCGAACATCGCACCGGTTTCCTTGTCCCATACGACGCGGACAACGAAAAAGAGCTCGAATGGCAGCTTCCGGGTGTCACCGAGAACATAGTGTGA
- a CDS encoding YihY/virulence factor BrkB family protein has protein sequence MNRGRSARRPSQIPLRGLLDVGVRVWRVQNDDNLGLLAAGIAFYALLSLFPGITAAVALAGLFTDPSFMVDTSDALADVVPSAAEEIMLGQLREVVTASSSSLGWAVLFSIGLALFSASRATQNFIIGLNVIYGEKERRGFFKLRALNVALTLGLIVWLVVAIGIVAALPAAAAFISDRTWVTDVILYLRWPVLFIVGAFGIAFVFRVGPSRRYARWRWLTPGALLACALWVIGSIGFSRYVASFGAYNETFGALGGVIVLLTWLWLSAYIVLLGAAVDAELEAQTRHDTTVGPDRPMGQRGAVKADTIGPARGEPQRIPNMR, from the coding sequence ATGAACCGAGGCCGATCGGCACGCCGACCGAGTCAGATTCCCCTCAGGGGTCTTCTTGATGTAGGCGTCCGCGTCTGGCGGGTACAGAACGACGACAACCTCGGCCTTCTGGCTGCGGGCATCGCCTTCTACGCACTCCTTTCGCTTTTCCCGGGCATCACCGCGGCGGTCGCCCTCGCCGGGCTGTTCACCGACCCCAGTTTCATGGTCGATACTTCCGACGCCCTTGCGGATGTCGTGCCCTCGGCCGCCGAAGAAATAATGCTCGGCCAGTTGCGCGAGGTCGTCACCGCCAGCAGCAGCAGCCTGGGTTGGGCGGTCCTCTTTTCCATCGGCCTTGCGCTCTTTTCCGCCTCGCGGGCGACGCAGAACTTCATCATCGGGCTGAACGTCATCTATGGCGAAAAGGAACGGCGCGGGTTCTTCAAGCTGCGGGCCCTGAACGTCGCGCTCACGCTCGGGCTGATCGTCTGGCTGGTGGTCGCCATCGGCATCGTCGCGGCCCTGCCCGCCGCCGCGGCCTTCATATCGGACCGGACCTGGGTCACGGACGTCATCCTCTACCTGCGCTGGCCCGTGCTGTTCATCGTGGGTGCCTTCGGGATCGCCTTCGTGTTCCGCGTCGGCCCGTCGCGCCGCTACGCACGCTGGCGCTGGCTGACACCGGGCGCCCTTCTGGCCTGCGCGCTTTGGGTGATCGGCAGCATCGGGTTCAGCCGCTACGTCGCCTCGTTCGGTGCCTACAACGAGACCTTCGGCGCGCTCGGCGGTGTCATCGTGCTGCTGACCTGGCTCTGGCTGTCTGCCTATATCGTCCTGCTGGGCGCCGCGGTCGACGCTGAGCTGGAGGCGCAGACCCGCCACGACACCACCGTCGGGCCCGACCGGCCCATGGGCCAGCGCGGCGCGGTCAAGGCGGATACCATCGGTCCCGCACGAGGCGAACCCCAACGCATCCCCAACATGCGCTGA
- a CDS encoding CsbD family protein: MDRDRIEGKWTEIKGMIREKYGEITDDELEQARGDREQLEGQLQQKYGKSKDDARRIVDEMLAS; encoded by the coding sequence ATGGATCGCGATCGTATCGAAGGCAAATGGACTGAAATCAAGGGCATGATCCGCGAGAAGTACGGCGAGATCACCGACGACGAACTCGAGCAGGCACGCGGCGACCGCGAGCAACTCGAAGGCCAGCTTCAGCAGAAGTACGGAAAGTCGAAGGACGACGCCCGTCGCATCGTCGACGAGATGCTCGCAAGCTGA
- a CDS encoding LysR family transcriptional regulator yields the protein MDRPDLPLNALRVFEVAMRQGSFTKAAIELRVTQAAVSHQIARLEDLLGATLFLRTSQGLVPTDEGCLLFPVLEHGFDAMARVLDRLGNRRDIEVLKVGVNTTFALGWLMPRLEQFRRAYPEIDLRISTNNNRVEILREGLDMAIRFGNGGWTGHDAIPLMDAPLTPLCAPSLVSRLLHPTDLGQVTLLRSYRSAEWPGWFEAAGTPCPPVTGPVFDSSVALAELAASGAGAALLPVTMFESHIAQGRLAQPFGVTVSAGRYFLAWPSDRRVSPAMRVFSNWLSGKGAS from the coding sequence GTGGATCGCCCTGACTTGCCGCTCAACGCTCTGCGCGTGTTCGAGGTCGCGATGCGGCAAGGCAGTTTCACCAAGGCCGCGATCGAGCTGCGCGTCACGCAGGCCGCGGTGAGTCACCAGATCGCGCGGCTCGAGGATCTGCTGGGTGCGACGCTGTTCCTGCGTACTTCGCAGGGGCTGGTGCCGACCGACGAGGGCTGCCTGCTGTTCCCGGTGCTCGAACACGGGTTCGATGCCATGGCACGCGTGCTCGACCGGCTGGGCAACCGGCGCGACATCGAGGTGCTGAAGGTGGGGGTGAACACGACCTTCGCGCTTGGCTGGCTGATGCCGCGGCTGGAGCAGTTCCGGCGCGCGTACCCCGAGATCGACCTGCGGATTTCGACCAACAACAACAGGGTGGAGATCCTGCGCGAAGGGCTCGACATGGCGATCCGCTTTGGCAACGGCGGCTGGACGGGTCACGATGCGATCCCGCTGATGGATGCGCCGCTGACGCCCCTATGCGCGCCGTCTCTGGTTTCACGCCTGCTACATCCGACCGACCTCGGACAGGTGACACTCTTGCGCAGTTACCGCAGCGCGGAGTGGCCCGGATGGTTCGAGGCGGCGGGCACGCCCTGTCCTCCGGTCACCGGGCCGGTTTTCGACAGCTCCGTGGCGCTGGCCGAGCTTGCCGCGTCGGGCGCCGGCGCCGCGCTGCTGCCGGTGACGATGTTCGAAAGCCACATCGCGCAGGGCCGCCTGGCGCAGCCGTTCGGGGTGACCGTTTCGGCAGGGCGCTATTTCCTGGCGTGGCCGTCCGACAGGCGCGTGTCACCTGCCATGCGCGTCTTTTCGAACTGGCTGTCGGGAAAGGGGGCGTCGTAG